CCCCCTAGGACTGTATAGCACTTATCCTCCTGTTTCCTACACCCCTCGAACAgactgatcacagaaccaggagtcatcccCCAGCCCCACTGGAGATAGTccctagtttaaaattttttcaaattaaaccCAGTAACGGGGGCAGTAGCACAGagtataaggtgtttgccttgcacacagcagacctggctTCCTCAtgggatcctcagcatcccatgtggtcccccaaacaccaccaggagtgattcctgagcagagccaggagtaacccctgagcaccgatgggtatgacccaaaaagaaagaaagacagacaagcaagcAAACACAACCCTAAAACATAATGAATTGAAACCATGcaggagagaaaataaatctAATGTAAATGCTAGAAATGCTCACCTCCTTCAGGTTGGCCTTCAGAATTACACCTACCTTTTACTCCATTCTTTGTCTTGAAGTGGGGGGTGTCGAAGGGTCATAATGCAGCCCTGGCCTGGCGAGGTTTGGGGAGCATCCCTAGGAGCAGGCAGTGCCCGGTCCCCTCCCCCTGTCTCTTGCCCCCACAGAGATCTTGGCCCCACCCGTGGTGCTGGCAAACCAAACAGAGTTGGTGGAGCGGCGGGACACACTGCGGCTGGTGTGTGGCAGCCCAGGGGACGTTGATGCTCGCTGGTTCTTCAACGGGGACCCTCTGCCCATCGCCCTGCGCCTGGGCCTGTCCCCCGACGGCCGCTCGCTCACCCGCCACGGGGTCCGCAGGGAGGAGGCGGGCGCCTACCAGTGCGAGGTCTCGAACCCGGTCAGCACCAGCCGCAGTGAGCCCTTCAACCTCACCGTGTACTGTGAGTGCCCCCCCCATCACCATCACCTCCacaatggggaaactgaggccaggaaGCATAGAGAAGGGGTGCTAGCTAGCTCAGGATGCAGGATCCCCGTTTGTTTGAGCTTTCTGTTCTATTTCTGGACTCCCCACACACTCTGAAGAatatcggggggggggggggggactccaTCCTGGGGAGTCATCCTGGGTGGTACTCCAGTATGGCTCTGTGGTACTTTGGGGATCTGACTCGACAGAGAAAAAGCAAGTTCCAGCCTTATGAGCCCCAGAATCCCTCCTAGACAACCCCACAGAAAGCGCTAGTTTGAGGGTCCCCAAAAGCGGTGGACCCACTTGGAAGACACAGTGGGGACCCTGGGGTCAATTTTTTGGCATTGcaagaataaatcaaaataagtcaaaactcctgttttgggggccggagagatagcatggaggtaaggcgtttgcctttcatgcaggaggtcatcggttcgaatcccggcgccccatatggtcccccgtgcctgccaggagcaatttctgagcctggagccaggaataatccctgagcactgccgggtgtgacccaaaaaccacaaaaaaaaaaaaaaaaaaaaaaaaaactcctgttttgttttagttttagggtcacacaccctgtagtacttaggggttactcctgaaagtCTCAATAGACTGTATGGgatctgggggattgaaccctggtcagctgcatgcaaaacaaacatcgtccctgctgtgctatagctctggccccagaactcctgtttttaaaaagtcatgAATAGGACTGGAGACGAACTGGGGTTTACCACAGTGCCAGGATCATCTCTCTAGGTAAAATCTGAGTTCTTAAGCACCGTGTCGTAACTGTTTGCTAGAATTAAGAAAAtcttggggtgctggagagatagtgcagccgtagggcatatgccttgcatgcagctgacccagaaaggatggtggttcaaatcctggcatcccagatgatccccagagtctgccaggagcaatttctgagtgcagaaccagaagtaacccctgagtggtgccaggtgtgactcaaaaaccaaaaaggaaagaaagaagaaaagaaagaaagaaaagaaagaaagaaagaaagaaaggaaggaaggaaggaaggaaggaaggaaggaaggaaggaaggaaggaaggaaggaaggaaggaaggaaggaaggaaggaaggaaggaaggaaggaaggaagaaagaaagaaagaaagaaagaaagaaagaaagaaagaaagaaagaaagaaagaaagaaagaaagaaagaaagaaagaaagaaagaaagaaagaaagaaagaaagaaagaaaatcttggagctggagagacagcacagcagggacagtggttgctttgcacatggccaccccAAATTCAATCTCCCCACTTCTCCATGGTCCCATATgaatccaccaagagtgatccctgaacacagagccaggagtgatccctgaataccacaGGAGTGGCCCGCTGCCTTCTTAAAAACATTGAGGAttttgggccagagtaatagcaagtagtaggtatttgccttgcatgcggccaatccaagatggactgatccctggcatcccatatggtccccggagccaggagccaTATCTGAAAATTGTGGGTTTTTTAGGGAGTGTTGGGGTCACTCTAGAGGGCTGGCAAGACcctatggtgtgccagggatcgaatcctgcTGTATCAAAGCATACAGGTTGTTTGTTTAATACAGAGACAGACCACAAAACAAGTCTGATCCACACACCTGTTGGAAGAGAAAATAGGTTCCAGGAGATTGAAAGGGATTCAGATTGTCAGATTCTAGACAAGTCCAAAGGGGGAGGTGGGCTAAGAGAATCTCAGGGTCCGGTGGAAGGGGCAGCATAGGGGCGGAGGTAAAAGCAAACTAGGGTGTCCATCTCAATgactctccctccttctctctctctttccctctctctctgtctttctcatctctttctgtctctcggTCTGTCTCTCggactgtctctctgtctctctctgtctttctgtctctctctctgtgtctctctctgtgtctctctgtctctctctatctctctctgcctctgtgtctctctgtctctctctgtctctctgtctctctgtcgatctgtctctctctgtctgtctctgtctctctgtctctgtctctgtctctgtctctgtctctctctgtctctctctctctctctctctctctctctctctctctccccctgctGTCCCCCCAGTCGGGCCTGAGCGCGTGGCCATTTTACAAGACTCCATCACCCGCACGGGCTGCACCCTCAAAGTCGACTTCAACACGTCCCTCACCCTGATCTGTGCCTCCCACTCCTGCCCTGAACCCGAGTACGTGTGGGCCTTCAATGGACGCGCCCTGAAGAACGGCCAGGACCACCTCAACATCAGCAGCATGTCGGCCGCCCACGAGGGCACCTACACATGCATTGCCAAGAACCCCAAGACCCTGCTTTCGGGGTCTGCCTCGGTGGTGGTGAAGCTGTCTGGTAAGTAAACCCCCTTCTGACTCTCACCCATGGAGACTCAGCCGGACCCTGAGGCTCTGAGCCCAGCACACAAttgattgaaaagaaaaagattggggggctggagccataatagcacagcagggaaggcatttgccttgcacgaggctgacctgggttcgatccccggcatcccatatggtcccccaattagccaggaatgatttctattcagagccaagagtaacccctgagcactacagggtgtagcccaaaaaaagtggggggggggatttcttcctttctattttttttccttttgggagtgtcacttctggtagtgctcaggggccctgTGAGGTCCTGAGGTTCAACCCCACATGTCAATTTGGCACTCCTGCCCTTGGAGAGAGACCTGAGACCCAGCTACTGGTCAGGTGACAAAGTGACAGGTCAAATGGTCTCaccgtggtgccagggatgaaggAAGATTGTGTGAGTTGCAAAAGGGGTGACCCAAGCTTTAGCCCTGGAAACTGGGCTTGGCTCCCCGGCACCATGAATGCCCAAGGGACTGAGCCTAGAATCCTGAGCTAGGGGAGCCCCCAAAGAaaccttccccccccaaaaaagacacacCAGCCTCTGTCACCTAGAAAACAAGGCGCATCAGAGAGTGGGGCCCTTGGCGGGGGCCGCTGCCATGAAACTGCCATCAGTTCAAGGTCATACAGCTGGACTCAAGTCAGCCATCGCACTGCCAGGATGAGGCACCAGACCCCACCACCCACGCATGCCCCCAAATCTGGAATGGAGCCCCTTTCCTGGGGGTCAGCTTGGCACTGACCTCAGAGGACCTGGGCTGGGCAGGACATCCTCTGGGGCCCTTCTTCCCAGGGGGTGGGGCTTTCTCCCTTACCCCCCACCCGCACATTTCCTGGACATAGTGGCCTCAGACCTTCAGCTAAAGCCCAAATGGCCACGGAACACCCCTGGGACAGTAAGAAAAAAACTCCCCCCACTCTTGAATCTACTCCCATCCTCACTCCCTCCAGCAGGTGGGGCTCAGCCACTGGGTGGGTCCTCCTCCCCACTGAAGAGGTAAGTGCACCCCTGCTTCAGCTTCTGGCAACACCCCAGGACCCCAGCAGCCCCCCAACAGCTGCCTTGCCGGCCAAGGTGGGCTAAGAGAATCTCAAGACATTGTTCTTGTATGTGCGTGCGAGTAAACATGTATAAGATGTTGTGCATGTGGGGGGCAGGTATGCATTTATGTGGGTACAGGTATGAATATGTGTAAGCACCTGAAGGCAGGTGTGGTGCATGTGTGTATAGGCATTTATGCACATAGAGTACATGTGTGTgtcatgtatgtgtgtatacatgttgTAGCCACATTCACACACATTCGCTGGGGCATCCTCCCCATGAGGGGTCCAGACACCAGGAGAGACAGAGGAAAGAGAGACAGGCCTTCCCCAAAGCAGGAGAAGACCAATCTGATGGAGGAGGAGGTGGGCAAGACCTTGGCCCAGACAGAAAGGGGAAGCAACTCCTTGGGGAAACTCCCTATCTGATGGGGGAGACATGGTCTTCAGGAGACatggtcctttttttttccctttttttttgttttttggacaatTCCTAATTTGTGGGGGGAGTCACCTTTGATGTGCTCCTAATCTGATGGAGGAGTCCAGGCTCCCCCACTTTCTAGGAATTTTCTGCTAGGATAGACTTGTCACCCATTCCAGGACTCTAGAATTTCCAATCTGATGGAGGAGACATGCCTGCCCCCCCCTCATCCCTTCTGGAATCTTCCCACCTGCTGAGGCCCACCCTCAGCCCCCACATTCTGAGGTCTCTAGATTAGGGCTGCCAACTTCCAACTTCCCAATGATAGCCAGAGGACCCCCCCCCAATCTGATAGAGGAGACGCCCCAAGGGCCCCTTCCATTTTTTAGGACTGAGAGGCCAGAAGGGTCACCTCTCCACCACCTGGGCACCTCCTTCCTCTGTCTCCATCCTACTCCCTGCAGGGGGGAGGCTCGCTGGGAGTGGAAGGAGGAGGGTGAGGGAGGACTCGCACCCCAGGTGCTCCCCAACCCAGcgtcccctcttctctccccagCGGCTGCCGTGGCCATGAGCATCGTGCCTGTCCCCAGCAAGCCCACGGAGGGCCAGGACGTGACGCTGACCGTGCAGGGGTACCCCAAGGACCTGCTGGTCTATGCCTGGTATCGGGGCCCGGCGGCTGAGCCCAACCGGCTGCTGAGCCAGTTGCCTTCGGGGAATTGGATTGCAGGCCCCGCACACACAGGCCGCGAGGTGGGCTTTGCCAACTGCTCCCTGCTGGTGCAGAAGCTCAACCTCACGGACGCGGGGCGCTACACCCTCAAGACCGTGACGCTGCAGGGCAAGACCGAGTCGCTGGAGCTGGAGCTACAGGTGGCACGTGAGTAGCAGGGCAGGTGGGCACCTCACCAAGGAGGCCTCTAGGACTGCCCCAGAGTGGCACACACCCTGGGCCTCTGTTCCTCCCTTTCTCTGGGAGCCAAAGGAGCCTGTCAAATGGATGACACGACCTGGGCCTCCTCCATCAGATGGGAGCCACCAACCCCATCAGCCCTCGGGCACACAGGAAGGTGAACCAAGCTGATGGTTTCTGACAAGGGGTGTCGTCTGAGTGGGGGGCAGCCTTTCTCCTACAGACTAAGTCCTGGGGGAATGATGCTTCTTCTACCCTACTGGGGAAAGGAGCTCTGGCAGAGGGGAGTCCGCCTCCCCCATCAGACTAGAAGGATAAGTGAGCATGGATCTTTGCCTCCCTCTTTAGACTGGGGGGGGAGGTCTAGACATTGGAGATCATGGTTGATCCTGAGCATTATATAGAGAGAGTGATTTCTATGATCAGAGCCTGGAGTTTCTCTCTCATGTGGAAATAGGGCAATACCCTGAGTTAGGATGGAGGCTCTTAAAGGCTTAGATTGTTTGTCTTTACTTATTCCGCAGAGTTTCCCATAGTCAGAAACAGTAGCTCCTCTGTCTCCTCATCCTGGGAATTCCCCCATGATGAAAACCACCAGAATCAAGGACCATGTCTCCTCCATCAGACTGGGAGCTCCCAGAAATAGGAACCTTGTTTCCTCCATCAGACTGGGAATTCTCAGAATCCAGGACCATGTCTCCACCATCAGACTGGGAGCTCCCAGAATTAGGGACCATGTCTCCTCCATCAGACTGGGAGCTCCCAGAATTAGGGACCTTGTTTCCTCCATCAGACTGGGAGCTCCCAGATATAGGGACCATGTCTCCTCCATCAGACTGGGAGCTCCCAGAAATAGGGACCATGTCTCCTCCATCAGACTGGGAGCTCCCAGAATTAGGGACCATGTCTCCTCCATCAGACTGGGAGCTCCCAGAATTAGGGACCTTGTTTCCTCCATCAGACTGGGAGCTCCCAGAATCAGGGACCATGTCTCCTCCATCAGACCTTGAACTCCCAGAATTAGTGACCATGTTTTCTCTGGAAAAAAACTGGAAGCTCTCAGAATCAGGGACCATGTCTCCCCCCATCAGACAGGCACTGTCAGATGtgatgtctatctctctcttggTACTGAAACTTTAGGAACCTGACAC
This window of the Suncus etruscus isolate mSunEtr1 chromosome 14, mSunEtr1.pri.cur, whole genome shotgun sequence genome carries:
- the CEACAM16 gene encoding carcinoembryonic antigen-related cell adhesion molecule 16 yields the protein MALAGCSWLLLGAAVLGAQAQISITPEPAQPAEGDDVTLLARGLAGELLAYSWYAGPELSLAYLVASYIVSTGDETPGPAHTGREVVRADGSLDIRGALASQSGTYILQTLNRQLQTEVGYGHLQVYEILAPPVVLANQTELVERRDTLRLVCGSPGDVDARWFFNGDPLPIALRLGLSPDGRSLTRHGVRREEAGAYQCEVSNPVSTSRSEPFNLTVYFGPERVAILQDSITRTGCTLKVDFNTSLTLICASHSCPEPEYVWAFNGRALKNGQDHLNISSMSAAHEGTYTCIAKNPKTLLSGSASVVVKLSAAAVAMSIVPVPSKPTEGQDVTLTVQGYPKDLLVYAWYRGPAAEPNRLLSQLPSGNWIAGPAHTGREVGFANCSLLVQKLNLTDAGRYTLKTVTLQGKTESLELELQVALSFPPSHPSTDQHHHLHQNVAQAEQGGPWNSCVETRRLQTRALSTRVAQGYSGVRDTPCAHVTPEVIEAPDALAPTYQQSQPG